The Streptomyces aurantiacus genome includes a region encoding these proteins:
- a CDS encoding S8 family peptidase — translation MLPRAGEHIAMNHVERHELKSHKHRKRAVTTVPLAAALAAALGAGLLVSTSGGAQAAPVESPLPAPARTVTLVTGDKVALDAKGKVTGVVAAEGRKGIGFRIQQAAGHAYVVPRDAEPLIANGRVDRRLFDVKRLVGGRYDDARRSDVPLIVTYDKGTSLSASTFRSSGATVRRDLPSINGDAVRARKSEGSALWETLTSGTGSATVRKIWLDGKVKASLDRSVPQIGAPAAHSAGYDGKGVKVAVLDTGIDATHPDLKDRIDAEKNFSAAADTVDHAGHGTHVASTIVGSGAASPAGTKYAGVAPGAQLLVGKVLDDEGSGDDSGVIAGMQWAVAQGAEVVNMSLGGEDRPGIDPVEQAVNDLSASSGALFVIAAGNDGPDEGTIGTPGSAASALTVGAVDRQDAIADFSSRGPTADGSLKPDLTAPGVDIAAAKAAEGFMGEPAADGYVSMSGTSMATPHVAGAAAILAQQHPDWTGARIKAALTASAKPAAATSAYTQGTGRVDVDAAVAQQLTSSPTSLGFGTQEFPHTDDQPVTKDVTYRNAGTGPVTLDLATEAYGDDGKPAAEDLFTVSPQQLAVPAGGEATATVTADTRAETADGSFGGSVTATTADGTTTARTSLGVVREVESYDLTIKHLDLEGKVPDDAETGIYGLDNDIWTDASDKRDGEVTIRLPKGRYALEGRFFTGSAGRSVLLHPKFALTKDTTLVMDARKTKPVKVTVPDGAAKPAGAMFFFRIDVNNKPYTSVYDAPSFADMRVGQLGAPVPAAEASAMYHGIWTHKAVNYRLAWNRTGDLSGFTKNVKRSQLTEVKVVVGTPVKGKTATIWAAPLMPGGYFNLFQTPGRLPLTGTDYVLPNGIKWFYQVSQLGAPDEEGDPTWENTQGSAPRAYAAGRNYTRRFNIGVFGPSLPSGPLAHGFDQPGALRAGDTFSAYLPLFSDGGGNLGTSAYTKASSSLHADGEKIFAADEPLNGESHTVPAGRRTYKLDVDVSRAPAQFAVSTRVAATWTFASAHVAGDTSERLPLTVVRYAPKLSMASTAKARTTLTVPFTLQGAATEIASLRKLAFDVSYDDGKTWKKTSAVDGKHLKLRSPAKPGTVSLRATLTDTDGNTLNQTVYGAYRITK, via the coding sequence ATGCTGCCCCGAGCCGGCGAGCACATCGCCATGAACCATGTTGAAAGGCACGAGTTGAAGTCGCACAAGCACAGGAAACGAGCGGTCACCACCGTCCCGCTGGCCGCCGCTCTCGCGGCGGCGCTCGGCGCCGGACTGCTGGTGAGCACGTCCGGCGGCGCCCAGGCCGCCCCCGTCGAAAGCCCCCTCCCCGCCCCCGCCAGGACGGTCACGCTCGTGACCGGCGACAAGGTGGCCCTGGACGCCAAGGGCAAGGTCACCGGTGTGGTGGCCGCCGAGGGCCGCAAGGGGATCGGCTTCCGCATCCAGCAGGCCGCCGGTCACGCGTATGTCGTGCCGCGCGACGCCGAGCCGCTGATCGCGAACGGCAGGGTGGACCGGCGGCTGTTCGACGTGAAGCGTCTGGTCGGCGGGCGCTACGACGACGCCCGCCGCTCCGACGTGCCGCTGATCGTCACGTACGACAAGGGCACGTCCCTATCGGCAAGTACGTTCCGGAGTTCGGGCGCGACCGTCCGCCGGGATCTGCCGAGCATCAACGGCGACGCCGTACGCGCCCGTAAGTCCGAGGGCTCCGCGCTGTGGGAGACGCTCACCAGTGGCACCGGCTCCGCGACGGTCAGGAAGATCTGGCTGGACGGCAAGGTGAAGGCGAGCCTGGACCGGAGCGTGCCGCAGATCGGCGCGCCCGCGGCCCACTCGGCGGGGTACGACGGCAAGGGCGTCAAGGTCGCCGTGCTCGACACCGGCATCGACGCGACGCATCCGGACCTGAAGGACCGTATCGACGCGGAGAAGAACTTCTCCGCCGCCGCGGACACGGTCGACCACGCGGGCCACGGCACGCACGTGGCCTCGACAATCGTGGGCTCGGGGGCCGCGTCTCCCGCGGGCACCAAGTACGCGGGGGTTGCACCCGGCGCCCAGCTCCTGGTCGGCAAGGTGCTCGACGACGAGGGCTCGGGCGACGACTCCGGTGTCATCGCCGGTATGCAGTGGGCTGTCGCGCAGGGCGCCGAGGTCGTCAACATGAGCCTGGGCGGGGAGGACCGCCCCGGCATCGACCCCGTGGAACAGGCCGTCAACGACCTGTCGGCAAGTTCAGGCGCCCTGTTCGTGATAGCCGCCGGCAACGACGGTCCCGACGAGGGCACCATCGGCACCCCCGGCAGCGCCGCATCCGCGCTCACCGTCGGCGCGGTCGACCGGCAGGACGCCATCGCCGACTTCTCCAGCCGCGGTCCCACGGCCGACGGCTCTCTCAAGCCCGACCTCACCGCGCCGGGCGTTGACATCGCCGCCGCCAAGGCCGCCGAGGGCTTCATGGGCGAACCCGCCGCCGACGGCTATGTCTCCATGAGCGGTACGTCGATGGCGACCCCGCATGTGGCGGGCGCCGCCGCGATCCTGGCCCAGCAGCACCCGGACTGGACCGGCGCGCGGATCAAGGCCGCCCTCACCGCCTCCGCGAAGCCGGCCGCCGCCACCTCCGCGTACACGCAGGGCACCGGCCGGGTGGACGTCGACGCCGCTGTCGCCCAGCAGCTCACAAGCAGCCCGACCTCGCTGGGCTTCGGGACACAGGAGTTCCCCCACACCGACGACCAGCCGGTCACCAAGGACGTCACGTACCGCAACGCGGGTACCGGGCCGGTCACCCTCGACCTGGCTACCGAGGCCTACGGCGATGACGGAAAGCCCGCGGCCGAGGACCTGTTCACCGTCTCGCCGCAGCAGCTCGCCGTCCCGGCGGGCGGGGAGGCGACCGCCACCGTGACCGCCGACACCCGTGCGGAAACGGCCGACGGCAGCTTCGGCGGCTCGGTGACCGCCACCACCGCCGACGGCACCACCACCGCGCGCACCTCCCTCGGCGTCGTCCGCGAGGTCGAGTCGTACGACCTGACCATCAAGCACCTCGACCTCGAGGGCAAGGTCCCCGACGACGCCGAGACGGGTATCTACGGCCTGGACAACGACATCTGGACGGATGCCTCCGACAAGAGGGACGGCGAGGTCACCATCCGTCTGCCGAAAGGCCGTTACGCCCTGGAAGGAAGGTTCTTCACCGGCAGCGCCGGACGGTCCGTGCTGCTGCACCCGAAGTTCGCACTGACCAAGGACACGACCCTGGTCATGGACGCCCGGAAGACGAAACCCGTCAAGGTCACCGTGCCGGACGGCGCGGCCAAGCCCGCGGGCGCGATGTTCTTCTTCCGCATCGACGTCAACAACAAGCCGTACACGTCTGTGTACGACGCCCCCTCCTTCGCCGACATGCGCGTCGGACAGCTCGGCGCCCCGGTGCCGGCCGCCGAGGCGTCCGCGATGTACCACGGCATCTGGACCCACAAGGCCGTCAACTACCGGCTGGCCTGGAACCGTACGGGCGACCTGTCCGGCTTCACCAAGAACGTCAAGCGCTCGCAGCTCACCGAGGTCAAGGTCGTCGTCGGGACGCCGGTCAAGGGCAAGACGGCGACCATCTGGGCCGCGCCGCTGATGCCCGGCGGCTACTTCAACCTCTTCCAGACGCCGGGCCGTCTGCCGCTGACCGGCACCGACTACGTACTGCCCAACGGCATCAAGTGGTTCTACCAGGTCAGCCAGCTCGGCGCCCCCGACGAAGAAGGCGACCCGACGTGGGAAAACACCCAGGGCAGCGCGCCCAGGGCGTATGCGGCGGGCAGAAACTACACCCGGCGCTTCAACATCGGCGTCTTCGGCCCGTCCCTCCCCTCGGGTCCGCTCGCGCACGGCTTCGACCAGCCGGGCGCGCTCCGCGCCGGCGACACCTTCTCGGCGTACCTGCCGCTGTTCTCCGACGGCGGCGGCAACCTGGGGACCTCCGCCTACACGAAGGCCAGCAGCTCGCTCCACGCCGACGGCGAGAAGATCTTCGCCGCAGACGAACCGCTGAACGGCGAGTCACACACCGTCCCCGCCGGCCGGCGCACCTACAAGCTCGACGTGGACGTCTCCCGCGCCCCGGCGCAGTTCGCGGTCAGCACCCGGGTCGCCGCGACCTGGACCTTCGCCTCGGCCCATGTCGCCGGTGACACGTCCGAGCGGCTGCCGCTGACGGTCGTCCGCTACGCTCCGAAGTTGTCGATGGCCAGTACCGCCAAGGCCAGGACGACCCTCACCGTGCCCTTCACCCTCCAGGGCGCGGCCACCGAGATCGCCTCGCTGCGCAAGCTCGCCTTCGACGTCTCCTACGACGACGGCAAAACCTGGAAGAAGACCAGTGCCGTGGACGGCAAGCACCTCAAGCTTCGCAGCCCGGCCAAGCCCGGCACGGTCTCACTGCGTGCCACCCTCACCGACACCGACGGCAACACCCTGAACCAGACCGTCTACGGCGCCTACCGCATAACCAAGTAG
- a CDS encoding class I SAM-dependent methyltransferase has translation MTGYDVLAEVYEWLISDAKLPPAEFAASFDDVLKLLPSNAHVLDCSCGTGQLAVGLAGRGMQVVATDASEAMVRRTAELSEEFGASVRAVRANWEELPVHFQDNTFDMVFCVGNSLHHAAGATGRGAALESMSRLLRPGGRLVLTSRTWELVRARGSRLEISDRLVRRNGRDAVVVYRWEIAPHWEEEHHIEIAIAQVDATGLVLVRSELLSCWPYRYEELEVELHRVGLQTELSTFDLEAENYMVVASKV, from the coding sequence GTGACAGGCTATGACGTGCTTGCCGAGGTGTACGAATGGCTCATCTCGGATGCAAAGTTGCCTCCAGCCGAGTTCGCTGCGTCGTTCGACGACGTCCTCAAGCTCCTGCCGTCGAACGCTCACGTCCTCGACTGTTCGTGCGGAACCGGACAGTTGGCGGTTGGCCTCGCCGGTCGTGGCATGCAGGTTGTCGCAACTGACGCCAGCGAGGCGATGGTTCGTCGGACTGCAGAGTTGTCTGAGGAGTTCGGGGCATCCGTCCGGGCCGTACGGGCGAACTGGGAAGAGTTGCCCGTCCATTTCCAGGACAACACGTTCGACATGGTGTTCTGCGTTGGCAACTCGCTTCACCATGCCGCGGGCGCGACAGGCAGGGGTGCTGCTCTGGAGTCGATGTCACGGCTTCTGCGCCCCGGCGGGCGCTTGGTACTCACATCCCGCACTTGGGAACTCGTGAGGGCCAGAGGTTCCCGGCTGGAGATCAGTGACCGACTCGTCCGCCGGAACGGTCGCGATGCCGTCGTGGTCTACCGCTGGGAGATTGCGCCGCATTGGGAGGAGGAGCACCACATCGAGATTGCGATTGCGCAAGTTGATGCGACCGGGTTGGTTCTTGTCCGCTCGGAACTGCTGTCCTGCTGGCCCTACCGGTACGAGGAACTCGAAGTCGAGCTGCACCGGGTCGGACTCCAAACGGAACTGAGCACGTTCGATCTTGAGGCCGAGAACTACATGGTGGTCGCGAGCAAGGTATAA
- a CDS encoding peptidoglycan-binding domain-containing protein, producing the protein MSMRSIRRVKGVMTIGALTASLLGGTAVFAPPAAAAYAGHCNINQVTSVGVTPGYSITRPAYISEGSNSRTANCWMDYGSSGNGVEWLQFTLNSCYGFNLATDGDFGSNTRSALASAQQQESITADGIYGTQSRQYLKFPRYREINGDRSGCESVN; encoded by the coding sequence ATGAGTATGCGCTCGATCCGACGAGTCAAGGGCGTTATGACAATCGGCGCCCTCACCGCCAGCCTCCTTGGAGGCACCGCAGTCTTCGCTCCCCCAGCTGCTGCTGCCTATGCCGGGCACTGCAATATCAATCAGGTGACATCGGTCGGTGTCACCCCCGGCTACTCCATCACTCGGCCGGCCTACATCAGTGAAGGCAGCAACAGCAGAACGGCCAACTGCTGGATGGACTACGGAAGCAGCGGAAATGGCGTGGAATGGCTCCAATTCACGCTCAACTCCTGCTATGGGTTCAACCTCGCGACGGACGGCGACTTCGGGTCGAACACTCGCAGTGCCCTTGCGTCCGCCCAGCAGCAGGAGAGCATCACCGCTGACGGCATATACGGCACTCAAAGTCGTCAGTACTTGAAGTTTCCGCGATACCGGGAAATCAATGGTGACCGCAGCGGCTGCGAGTCGGTCAACTGA
- a CDS encoding IS110 family transposase, whose amino-acid sequence MIYCGIDWAEKTHDVALVDDTGQLLAKRHITDDPAGYRILLDLLAEYGDTEETPIPVAIETSRGLLVAVLRTGKRRVFAINPMAAARYRDRHSVSGKKSDPGDALVLANVLRTDMHAHRPLPDDSGLARAIAVLARAQQDATWNRQQMSNQLRSLLREYYPAALDAFAVWANGLCRPEARELLKLAPTPAKAARLTRAQITAALKRSGRQRGIEADTERLREALRRNWARHLPVVEDALGKQMLALLGQLEAACTAADDLAKAVEEAFPQHPDADILLSFPGLGVQLGARVLAEIGDDHTRFADARGLKAYAGSSPITRASGKKSSVTRRRVKNDRLNHAGYLWAFAALTASPGAKVHYRRRRDKHGDWHASALRNLFNRMVGQMYHCLQHGQRYDEALAFPSPSEGLEPAAA is encoded by the coding sequence TTGATTTACTGCGGAATCGACTGGGCGGAGAAGACCCACGACGTCGCACTGGTCGACGACACCGGCCAGTTACTCGCCAAACGACACATCACCGACGACCCGGCCGGCTACAGAATCCTGCTGGACCTGCTCGCCGAGTACGGCGACACCGAGGAGACTCCCATCCCGGTTGCGATCGAGACCAGCCGCGGCCTGCTCGTCGCCGTGCTGCGAACCGGCAAGCGGCGGGTCTTCGCCATCAACCCGATGGCCGCCGCCCGCTACCGCGACCGGCACTCCGTTTCTGGCAAGAAGTCCGATCCCGGCGATGCCCTGGTCCTGGCGAACGTCCTGCGGACCGACATGCACGCCCACCGGCCGCTGCCCGACGACTCCGGCCTTGCCCGCGCCATCGCCGTCTTGGCCCGGGCACAGCAGGACGCGACCTGGAACCGGCAGCAGATGTCCAACCAGCTCCGGTCCTTGCTGCGCGAGTACTACCCCGCTGCCCTGGACGCCTTCGCAGTCTGGGCCAACGGTCTGTGCCGTCCCGAGGCCCGCGAACTCCTCAAGCTGGCGCCCACCCCCGCCAAAGCCGCGCGGCTGACCCGCGCACAGATCACGGCTGCCCTTAAGCGGTCCGGCCGCCAGCGCGGAATCGAGGCCGACACCGAGCGGCTCCGCGAAGCGCTACGACGCAACTGGGCCCGACATCTGCCCGTGGTCGAGGACGCACTCGGCAAGCAGATGCTGGCGCTCCTGGGCCAGCTGGAAGCCGCCTGCACCGCCGCTGACGACCTGGCCAAGGCGGTGGAGGAGGCCTTCCCTCAGCACCCGGACGCTGACATCCTCCTCAGCTTCCCGGGGCTCGGTGTCCAGCTGGGCGCCCGGGTGCTGGCCGAGATCGGGGACGACCACACGCGCTTCGCGGACGCCCGCGGCCTGAAGGCCTATGCGGGCTCCTCGCCGATTACCAGGGCCTCGGGCAAGAAGTCGAGCGTCACCCGGCGGCGTGTGAAGAACGATCGACTCAACCACGCCGGCTATTTGTGGGCCTTCGCAGCTCTGACCGCCTCGCCCGGAGCCAAGGTCCACTACCGGCGACGACGCGACAAGCACGGTGACTGGCACGCCTCCGCCTTGCGGAACTTGTTCAACCGCATGGTCGGCCAGATGTATCACTGTCTCCAGCACGGGCAGCGCTATGACGAGGCACTGGCTTTCCCGTCCCCGTCGGAAGGACTCGAACCGGCCGCCGCATAG
- a CDS encoding DUF5131 family protein: protein MADTTGIEWTDSTWNPVTGCTKLSDGCTHCYAATFAERWRGIPGHHVEAGEDHGG, encoded by the coding sequence GTGGCTGACACCACCGGCATCGAGTGGACCGACAGCACCTGGAATCCGGTCACAGGCTGTACGAAGCTCTCCGACGGATGTACCCATTGCTACGCGGCCACCTTCGCCGAACGCTGGCGCGGCATCCCGGGCCACCACGTCGAGGCCGGCGAGGACCACGGCGGCTGA
- a CDS encoding ArsR/SmtB family transcription factor yields the protein MRSASVAGGRPVLRIHFTAQDLARTRVAATIGVAAEVYYSLELLGANRELPHFRTWRSAVAGRMGADTHPLTSLVPVRGPGLDLLALMGDVPSVDHAVDNLLHAPVSRLRREFEGLDFHPGHLPWARRVCEGDRDARRELADAVRACHRLTVEPYWDRGRSELVALSTRCANLVLEGGIDLLLRSICAPLVRWRPPVLEAPYPRRVEVRLQGRGLIITPTVFAKHPVSLLWDPLDSAQPPRLSVPALRGPLIDTGRAEADGSAIRNLGSLLGRTRAAALQVTAEGCTTSELARRLRVTAAAASQHATVLRNTDLITTSRRGGSVLHHITPLGLALLRTGALTEP from the coding sequence ATGCGCTCTGCTTCGGTGGCAGGAGGCCGGCCGGTGTTACGCATTCACTTCACGGCGCAAGACCTCGCCCGGACACGGGTGGCCGCAACGATCGGCGTCGCAGCGGAGGTCTATTACAGCCTGGAGCTGCTGGGAGCGAACCGGGAACTTCCTCACTTCCGCACGTGGCGGTCAGCGGTCGCGGGCCGGATGGGAGCGGACACGCACCCCCTGACGTCCCTGGTCCCGGTGCGCGGCCCGGGGCTTGATCTGCTGGCCTTGATGGGCGATGTGCCCTCTGTGGACCACGCCGTGGACAACCTGCTGCATGCCCCGGTGTCCCGGCTGCGACGCGAGTTCGAGGGTCTCGACTTCCACCCCGGACACCTGCCATGGGCAAGGCGGGTGTGCGAGGGCGACCGCGACGCGCGCCGGGAGCTCGCCGATGCCGTGCGCGCCTGCCATCGGCTGACCGTGGAGCCCTACTGGGATCGAGGTCGGTCCGAACTGGTCGCGCTGTCCACTCGTTGCGCGAACCTGGTGTTGGAGGGAGGCATCGATCTGCTGCTGCGTTCGATCTGCGCACCACTGGTCCGCTGGCGTCCACCGGTGCTCGAAGCTCCCTATCCGCGCCGAGTTGAGGTGCGTCTCCAGGGAAGGGGACTGATCATCACGCCCACGGTATTCGCCAAGCACCCGGTGAGCTTGCTGTGGGACCCGCTCGATAGTGCCCAGCCACCCCGACTGAGCGTGCCGGCTCTCCGTGGGCCCCTGATAGATACCGGTCGGGCGGAAGCGGACGGCTCCGCCATACGGAACCTGGGGTCTCTGCTCGGCCGCACGCGAGCCGCCGCTCTACAGGTGACAGCAGAAGGCTGCACGACGAGCGAACTGGCCCGCCGCCTCAGAGTCACGGCGGCAGCGGCCAGTCAGCACGCGACCGTGCTGCGAAACACCGACCTCATCACCACCAGCCGCCGAGGCGGGTCCGTGCTGCACCACATCACCCCTCTCGGGCTGGCCCTGCTGCGGACCGGCGCCCTGACGGAACCGTGA
- a CDS encoding ISAzo13 family transposase, whose translation MSGLDGQRAVLAAKFEAILPHLDERQRRLLIRAEAQSLGHGGIRAVARAAGVREATVSVGVRELDSGQAPLGRIRRPGAGRKRVVDRNPAVREALLALVEPDVRGDPMSPLRWTTKSTRKLAEQLTRQGHRICADTVGDLLREEGFSLQSNAKTMEGKQHPDRDAQFHYLNEQARDHQDSGAPVISVDTKKKELVGPFKNNGREWEPRGEPVRVDTHDFPDRELGRAVPYGIYDVAANTGWVNVGTDHDTAAFAVESIRRWWNGAGRAAYPTAGRLLITADAGGSNGYRTRTWKTELARFAVEAGLTITVCHLPPGTSKWNRIEHRLFSHITMNWRGRPLTSHEVIVESIAATTTKTGLTVHAELDTNAYPTGIQVSDDDIAALPITRHRFHGDWNYTLHPRHPLDATPDNSTSDQAPATRPPRLTQHALQDPELTGMTRQQLSELIDALTPALEVQREQVLRTRRGHERLVAPGTGAKAKLTPADRILATVLHLRKLATMDLLGQLFGVTAMTISRAKQEVRPLLEAHGHHINASTARFRTPADIATFLVSAPTRSKVKKTS comes from the coding sequence ATGAGCGGGTTGGATGGGCAACGGGCCGTGCTGGCAGCCAAGTTCGAGGCGATTTTGCCGCACCTCGACGAGCGGCAGCGTCGCTTGTTGATAAGGGCGGAGGCCCAGTCCCTCGGCCACGGCGGGATCAGAGCGGTCGCCCGTGCCGCCGGTGTTCGCGAGGCCACTGTGTCTGTCGGAGTGCGGGAACTCGACTCCGGCCAGGCTCCGTTGGGACGTATCCGTCGGCCCGGCGCCGGCCGTAAACGCGTCGTCGACCGGAACCCTGCCGTTCGGGAGGCACTCCTTGCGCTGGTCGAGCCCGACGTCCGCGGAGATCCCATGTCGCCGCTGCGCTGGACCACCAAATCCACCCGCAAGCTCGCCGAGCAACTGACTCGGCAAGGCCACAGGATCTGTGCGGATACGGTGGGCGACCTCCTGCGCGAGGAGGGCTTCAGCCTGCAGAGCAACGCCAAGACCATGGAAGGCAAACAGCACCCCGACCGGGACGCACAGTTCCACTACCTCAACGAACAGGCCCGCGACCACCAGGACAGCGGGGCTCCGGTCATCAGCGTGGACACCAAGAAGAAGGAACTGGTCGGCCCGTTCAAGAACAACGGCCGTGAATGGGAGCCGAGAGGCGAGCCGGTGCGGGTCGACACCCACGACTTTCCCGACCGCGAGCTGGGCAGAGCGGTGCCCTACGGCATCTACGACGTCGCGGCGAACACCGGCTGGGTCAACGTGGGCACCGACCACGACACCGCCGCGTTCGCCGTCGAGTCGATCCGCCGCTGGTGGAACGGTGCCGGCCGGGCCGCCTATCCGACGGCCGGCCGACTGCTGATCACCGCCGATGCGGGCGGCTCCAACGGCTATCGCACCCGCACCTGGAAGACCGAACTCGCCCGGTTCGCCGTCGAGGCCGGCCTGACGATCACTGTCTGCCACCTGCCTCCGGGCACGTCGAAGTGGAACCGGATCGAGCACCGGCTGTTCTCCCACATCACCATGAACTGGCGCGGCAGGCCCCTGACCAGCCACGAAGTCATCGTCGAAAGCATCGCGGCGACCACCACTAAAACCGGCCTGACCGTGCATGCCGAACTCGACACCAACGCCTACCCCACCGGCATCCAGGTCAGCGACGACGATATCGCCGCCCTGCCGATCACCCGGCACCGCTTCCACGGCGACTGGAACTACACCCTCCACCCCCGGCACCCGCTGGACGCGACGCCGGACAACAGCACCTCAGACCAGGCCCCGGCGACCAGACCGCCCCGCCTCACGCAGCACGCGCTGCAGGACCCAGAACTGACCGGCATGACCCGCCAACAGCTCAGCGAACTCATCGACGCGCTCACTCCTGCGCTGGAGGTTCAACGCGAGCAAGTGCTCCGCACACGTCGCGGTCACGAGCGCTTGGTCGCCCCTGGCACTGGTGCCAAAGCCAAGCTCACCCCAGCCGACCGGATCCTGGCCACCGTGCTCCACCTGCGCAAACTCGCGACCATGGACCTCCTCGGGCAGCTCTTCGGCGTCACCGCCATGACCATCAGCCGAGCGAAACAGGAAGTCCGCCCACTCCTGGAAGCACACGGCCACCACATCAACGCCTCAACCGCCCGCTTCCGCACACCAGCCGACATCGCGACCTTCCTCGTTTCCGCCCCCACTCGAAGCAAGGTCAAAAAGACGAGTTAA